One window of the Daphnia pulex isolate KAP4 chromosome 8, ASM2113471v1 genome contains the following:
- the LOC124199857 gene encoding signal transducer and activator of transcription 5B-like isoform X2 produces MSLWAKSQQLQGDALRQVQAVYGEHFPIEVRHCLAPWIESKIMSDVDPDNPQHEQYAASVVGSLIQELESKAQILTTEEFFLTKIKLQGAAEMFRQRYNQNPLALLRIIRHCLGTELKLVQQAENMSLGMSCNPSALLPDASGEILQQLEILRQRTQETSEDLRRMEQEQEAFALEYHELTKIQANLTHLQNQAPSQQKNDFEKQLRIKKDMSEHKLNVKLAELLQMRMALAEKHKETLMLIENLQARVLDDELIRWKREQQLAGNGVPFHSNLDSIQEWCEGLAEIIWLNRQQIKEAERLRNKFPIMQANNTDHVPALNTQITQLLSSLVTSTFIIERQPPQVMKTNTRFTAMVRLLVGGKLNVHMTPPQVTVSIISEQQANTLLKNDKMAKGEASGEILNNTGTMEYQKASRQLSVSFRNMQLRKIKRAEKKGTESVMDEKFSLLFQSKFSVGGGELVFQVWTLSLPVVVIVHGNQEPHAWATVTWDNAFAEPGRTPFVVPEKVPWGQVAETLSTKFRSATGRALTESNQRFLASKAFRNPNLQLPLVGPEAANLMLTWSQFCKEPLPERNFTFWEWFYALMKLTREHLRAPWMDNTIVGFIGRKQTEDLLKQCLRGTFMLRFSDSELGGVTIAWVGDNSEVFMLQPFTSKDFAIRTLADRVSDLKHLIYLYPDIPKDQAFGKYYTPFTDSQTPTNGYVKPLLVTHVPGWSSGGGNMESGSYPPTPQGFYNPQSPEASMGRDTPSVHSATSETVNSSFYPSTQTGQPNEISDSFQDFMSQVEELDNLEEFQMDLNTMGVIPAGMTHFKS; encoded by the exons ATGTCTCTTTGGGCCAAATCCCAGCAGCTTCAAGGTGATGCTCTGCGACAGGTGCAGGCTGTTTATGGTGAACATTTTCCCATAGAAGTCAGACATTGTTTAGCACCGTGGATTGAAAGCAAAATTAT GAGTGATGTTGACCCAGACAATCCTCAACATGAACAGTATGCTGCGTCTGTTGTGGGTTCCCTGATCCAAGAACTTGAGTCCAAGGCCCAGATATTAACCACAGAAGAGTTTTTTCTAACAAAAATTAAGCTTCAAGGTGCTGCTGAGATGTTTCGA CAACGGTACAACCAAAATCCCCTTGCCCTGCTGAGGATCATTCGACATTGTTTGGGCACTGAACTTAAACTTGTCCAACAAGCTGAAAAT ATGAGCCTGGGGATGAGTTGCAACCCATCTGCATTACTTCCTGATGCATCAGGGGAAATTCTTCAGCAATTGGAAATTCTTAGACAGCGCACACAAGAGACAAGCGAAGATCTCAGGCGAATGGAGCAGGAACAGGAAGCTTTTGCGCTAGAGTACCATGAACTGACAAAGATCCAGGCTAATTTGACTCACTTACAGAATCAGGCCCCATCGcaacagaaaaatgattttgagaAGCAGTTGCGCATCAAGAAGGATATGAGCGAACACAAACTCAACGTCAAG TTGGCCGAGTTGCTTCAGATGCGGATGGCACTGGCcgaaaaacacaaagaaaccctgatgttgattgaaaatttgcaaGCCCGAGTTTTGGATGATGAGCTAATCCGCTGGAAGCGAGAACAGCAATTAGCTGGCAACGGAGTACCCTTCCATAGCAACCTCGACTCTATTCag GAATGGTGTGAAGGTTTGGCGGAGATCATCTGGTTGAACAGGCAGCAGATCAAGGAGGCGGAACGTCTCCGAAATAAATTCCCAATTATGCAAGCAAATAATACAGACCACGTTCCTGCGCTCAACACGCAGATCACGCAGCTGCTATCCTCGTTGGTGACTAG caCCTTCATTATTGAACGTCAACCCCCACAGGTGATGAAAACAAACACTCGTTTTACGGCCATGGTGCGATTGTTGGTCGGTGGTAAGCTGAATGTGCACATGACACCTCCACAG GTAACGGTGTCTATAATCAGCGAACAACAGGCCAATACCCTATTAAAGAACGACAAAATGGCGAAAGGAGAGGCATCGGGAGAGATTCTCAATAATACTGGCACGATGGAATATCAGAAAGCCTCTCGACAACTGTCAGTGTCGTTCAG GAACATGCAACTTAGGAAAATAAAGCGCGCTGAAAAGAAAGGCACAGAGTCGGTGATGGACGAAAAGTTCTCTCTACTTTTCCAGTCCAAGTTTTCTGTAGGTGGGGGAGAATTGGTGTTCCAG GTCTGGACTTTGTCGCTTCCCGTCGTAGTTATCGTGCATGGTAACCAAGAGCCTCATGCCTGGGCGACAGTTACCTGGGACAATGCATTCGCAGAGCCCGGGCGCACACCATTCGTCGTTCCAGAAAAAGTGCCGTGGGGTCAGGTTGCCGAGACGCTCTCTACCAAATTTCGATCGGCTACTGGTCGTGCTTTGACGGAAAGCAACCAGCGATTTCTTGCCTCGAAGGCTTTCCGCAATCCCAACCTGCAGTTGCCATTGGTTGGTCCGGAAGCAGCAAACTTAATGCTCACTTGGTCTCAGTTCTGCAAAGAGCCACTGCCCGAACGCAACTTTACCTTCTGGGAGTGGTTCTACGCTCTGATGAAGCTCACTCGGGAGCACCTTCGTGCTCCCTGGATGGATAA TACTATCGTTGGTTTTATCGGTCGAAAGCAAACGGAAGACTTGTTAAAACAATGTCTCCGAGGCACGTTCATGCTCCGCTTCTCTGATTCTGAGCTGGGGGGCGTTACTATCGCATGGGTTGGAG ATAACAGTGAAGTTTTTATGCTACAACCGTTTACGAGTAAAGATTTTGCCATCCGCACACTGGCCGATCGTGTTTCTGACTTGAAGCACCTTATTTATCTCTACCCTGACATACCGAAGGATCAGGCATTTGGCAAATATTACACACCATTTACAGACAGCCAAACGCCCACCAACGGCTACGTTAAGCCTCTACTTGTTACTCACGTACCTGG CTGGAGCAGTGGTGGAGGTAATATGGAATCGGGTAGTTACCCACCAACGCCACAAGGGTTCTATAACCCACAGTCACCAGAAGCGAGCATGGGCCGCGACACACCATCCGTTCACAGCGCGACCTCCGAGACGGTCAACAGCAG CTTCTATCCGTCGACCCAGACTGGCCAGCCGAACGAGATTTCGGACTCGTTTCAAGACTTCATGTCACAAGTGGAGGAGTTAGACAATCTGGAGGAATTTCAAATGGACCTCAACACGATGGGCGTAATCCCAGCCGGCATGACCCACTTCAAGAGCTAA
- the LOC124199857 gene encoding signal transducer and activator of transcription 5B-like isoform X1, which translates to MSLWAKSQQLQGDALRQVQAVYGEHFPIEVRHCLAPWIESKIMSDVDPDNPQHEQYAASVVGSLIQELESKAQILTTEEFFLTKIKLQGAAEMFRQRYNQNPLALLRIIRHCLGTELKLVQQAENMSLGMSCNPSALLPDASGEILQQLEILRQRTQETSEDLRRMEQEQEAFALEYHELTKIQANLTHLQNQAPSQQKNDFEKQLRIKKDMSEHKLNVKVLAELLQMRMALAEKHKETLMLIENLQARVLDDELIRWKREQQLAGNGVPFHSNLDSIQEWCEGLAEIIWLNRQQIKEAERLRNKFPIMQANNTDHVPALNTQITQLLSSLVTSTFIIERQPPQVMKTNTRFTAMVRLLVGGKLNVHMTPPQVTVSIISEQQANTLLKNDKMAKGEASGEILNNTGTMEYQKASRQLSVSFRNMQLRKIKRAEKKGTESVMDEKFSLLFQSKFSVGGGELVFQVWTLSLPVVVIVHGNQEPHAWATVTWDNAFAEPGRTPFVVPEKVPWGQVAETLSTKFRSATGRALTESNQRFLASKAFRNPNLQLPLVGPEAANLMLTWSQFCKEPLPERNFTFWEWFYALMKLTREHLRAPWMDNTIVGFIGRKQTEDLLKQCLRGTFMLRFSDSELGGVTIAWVGDNSEVFMLQPFTSKDFAIRTLADRVSDLKHLIYLYPDIPKDQAFGKYYTPFTDSQTPTNGYVKPLLVTHVPGWSSGGGNMESGSYPPTPQGFYNPQSPEASMGRDTPSVHSATSETVNSSFYPSTQTGQPNEISDSFQDFMSQVEELDNLEEFQMDLNTMGVIPAGMTHFKS; encoded by the exons ATGTCTCTTTGGGCCAAATCCCAGCAGCTTCAAGGTGATGCTCTGCGACAGGTGCAGGCTGTTTATGGTGAACATTTTCCCATAGAAGTCAGACATTGTTTAGCACCGTGGATTGAAAGCAAAATTAT GAGTGATGTTGACCCAGACAATCCTCAACATGAACAGTATGCTGCGTCTGTTGTGGGTTCCCTGATCCAAGAACTTGAGTCCAAGGCCCAGATATTAACCACAGAAGAGTTTTTTCTAACAAAAATTAAGCTTCAAGGTGCTGCTGAGATGTTTCGA CAACGGTACAACCAAAATCCCCTTGCCCTGCTGAGGATCATTCGACATTGTTTGGGCACTGAACTTAAACTTGTCCAACAAGCTGAAAAT ATGAGCCTGGGGATGAGTTGCAACCCATCTGCATTACTTCCTGATGCATCAGGGGAAATTCTTCAGCAATTGGAAATTCTTAGACAGCGCACACAAGAGACAAGCGAAGATCTCAGGCGAATGGAGCAGGAACAGGAAGCTTTTGCGCTAGAGTACCATGAACTGACAAAGATCCAGGCTAATTTGACTCACTTACAGAATCAGGCCCCATCGcaacagaaaaatgattttgagaAGCAGTTGCGCATCAAGAAGGATATGAGCGAACACAAACTCAACGTCAAGgtg TTGGCCGAGTTGCTTCAGATGCGGATGGCACTGGCcgaaaaacacaaagaaaccctgatgttgattgaaaatttgcaaGCCCGAGTTTTGGATGATGAGCTAATCCGCTGGAAGCGAGAACAGCAATTAGCTGGCAACGGAGTACCCTTCCATAGCAACCTCGACTCTATTCag GAATGGTGTGAAGGTTTGGCGGAGATCATCTGGTTGAACAGGCAGCAGATCAAGGAGGCGGAACGTCTCCGAAATAAATTCCCAATTATGCAAGCAAATAATACAGACCACGTTCCTGCGCTCAACACGCAGATCACGCAGCTGCTATCCTCGTTGGTGACTAG caCCTTCATTATTGAACGTCAACCCCCACAGGTGATGAAAACAAACACTCGTTTTACGGCCATGGTGCGATTGTTGGTCGGTGGTAAGCTGAATGTGCACATGACACCTCCACAG GTAACGGTGTCTATAATCAGCGAACAACAGGCCAATACCCTATTAAAGAACGACAAAATGGCGAAAGGAGAGGCATCGGGAGAGATTCTCAATAATACTGGCACGATGGAATATCAGAAAGCCTCTCGACAACTGTCAGTGTCGTTCAG GAACATGCAACTTAGGAAAATAAAGCGCGCTGAAAAGAAAGGCACAGAGTCGGTGATGGACGAAAAGTTCTCTCTACTTTTCCAGTCCAAGTTTTCTGTAGGTGGGGGAGAATTGGTGTTCCAG GTCTGGACTTTGTCGCTTCCCGTCGTAGTTATCGTGCATGGTAACCAAGAGCCTCATGCCTGGGCGACAGTTACCTGGGACAATGCATTCGCAGAGCCCGGGCGCACACCATTCGTCGTTCCAGAAAAAGTGCCGTGGGGTCAGGTTGCCGAGACGCTCTCTACCAAATTTCGATCGGCTACTGGTCGTGCTTTGACGGAAAGCAACCAGCGATTTCTTGCCTCGAAGGCTTTCCGCAATCCCAACCTGCAGTTGCCATTGGTTGGTCCGGAAGCAGCAAACTTAATGCTCACTTGGTCTCAGTTCTGCAAAGAGCCACTGCCCGAACGCAACTTTACCTTCTGGGAGTGGTTCTACGCTCTGATGAAGCTCACTCGGGAGCACCTTCGTGCTCCCTGGATGGATAA TACTATCGTTGGTTTTATCGGTCGAAAGCAAACGGAAGACTTGTTAAAACAATGTCTCCGAGGCACGTTCATGCTCCGCTTCTCTGATTCTGAGCTGGGGGGCGTTACTATCGCATGGGTTGGAG ATAACAGTGAAGTTTTTATGCTACAACCGTTTACGAGTAAAGATTTTGCCATCCGCACACTGGCCGATCGTGTTTCTGACTTGAAGCACCTTATTTATCTCTACCCTGACATACCGAAGGATCAGGCATTTGGCAAATATTACACACCATTTACAGACAGCCAAACGCCCACCAACGGCTACGTTAAGCCTCTACTTGTTACTCACGTACCTGG CTGGAGCAGTGGTGGAGGTAATATGGAATCGGGTAGTTACCCACCAACGCCACAAGGGTTCTATAACCCACAGTCACCAGAAGCGAGCATGGGCCGCGACACACCATCCGTTCACAGCGCGACCTCCGAGACGGTCAACAGCAG CTTCTATCCGTCGACCCAGACTGGCCAGCCGAACGAGATTTCGGACTCGTTTCAAGACTTCATGTCACAAGTGGAGGAGTTAGACAATCTGGAGGAATTTCAAATGGACCTCAACACGATGGGCGTAATCCCAGCCGGCATGACCCACTTCAAGAGCTAA